One Pseudoalteromonas sp. NC201 DNA segment encodes these proteins:
- a CDS encoding MBL fold metallo-hydrolase, which yields MKDTTKLHAVNPKSFVDSHCKPDAAVFLGVGSAASAATLGCSACVLTHKGLPWLLIDCGFDTVSRYKKHFSSLPDAVFITHLHYDHVSGLEQLYFQAALSQHQITLYAPAELIVGLCNMLAYTGLSEGTCGVWQVFRLYPISESFLHRGQRIHSYAVRHHEPNSAFSLHLPGSLFYSGDTKAIPELLHHHVSNGEVIFHDCGLANNPSHCSLNELLMSYREDIIKNIWVYHYQHQEDVVKFERAGLKAVLAEQPIAL from the coding sequence ATGAAAGACACGACCAAGCTACACGCTGTCAATCCGAAATCATTCGTTGATAGTCACTGTAAACCAGACGCAGCAGTCTTTTTAGGAGTTGGAAGTGCCGCCAGCGCTGCAACTCTCGGGTGCTCTGCCTGTGTATTGACCCATAAAGGCCTACCTTGGTTATTGATAGATTGTGGCTTTGATACGGTGTCGCGTTATAAAAAGCATTTTTCGTCATTACCCGATGCTGTGTTTATCACCCACCTTCATTATGACCATGTTAGTGGATTGGAGCAGCTTTACTTTCAGGCTGCATTGAGTCAGCACCAAATCACGTTATATGCCCCAGCAGAGTTAATCGTTGGGTTGTGTAATATGCTCGCGTACACCGGACTGAGCGAAGGGACTTGCGGCGTATGGCAGGTTTTCCGTTTATATCCAATTTCAGAAAGCTTTCTTCATCGTGGGCAACGTATACATAGTTATGCCGTTCGTCATCATGAGCCCAATAGCGCTTTTTCGTTACATCTCCCAGGTAGCTTGTTTTACAGTGGTGATACCAAAGCTATTCCTGAGCTGCTCCATCATCACGTCAGTAACGGCGAAGTTATTTTTCATGATTGCGGTCTTGCAAACAATCCCAGTCACTGCTCCCTTAATGAGTTGTTGATGAGCTATCGTGAAGACATCATTAAAAATATTTGGGTCTATCACTACCAGCATCAAGAAGATGTTGTGAAGTTCGAACGCGCAGGACTCAAAGCGGTGCTTGCTGAGCAGCCGATTGCGCTTTAA
- a CDS encoding Hpt domain-containing protein gives MSKTLNPQVLIDLIGDDFATAKKFYTDFLVQSKSSCAKIKTAYQTRAFQALKDEAHYLKTSAKAVGAEVLAEHLQALEYSALDNNTTECAEKIKAIHHEIGSEFVRELKAYLTSQSQN, from the coding sequence ATGAGCAAAACCCTCAACCCTCAGGTGCTTATCGATTTAATCGGTGATGATTTTGCTACGGCGAAAAAGTTTTACACCGACTTTCTAGTACAATCGAAATCTAGTTGCGCAAAAATTAAAACTGCTTACCAAACTCGTGCCTTTCAAGCGTTAAAAGACGAAGCCCATTACCTCAAAACCTCCGCAAAAGCAGTGGGTGCAGAGGTACTAGCTGAACATCTACAGGCGTTAGAGTATTCGGCACTTGATAACAACACCACTGAGTGCGCCGAAAAAATAAAAGCGATACACCATGAGATCGGCAGCGAGTTTGTTCGAGAATTAAAAGCCTATTTAACCTCTCAGTCGCAAAATTAA
- a CDS encoding contractile injection system protein, VgrG/Pvc8 family, with product MQTRIVVYGTNHPVHVVDFELTTCINSGFLLKANLESQFDLADELLVGNMLTFEIESPDAISTYFTGTLFDIQSGFVSEHTCGAEVVLKPRLELLKQTEKSQIFVQANVQSVLNKLIQKAGYSQDRIKWRVTKDLPTLPQCVQALENDYTFFTRLLAKYGLIYWFECHDFIESIVIAEGNLASPYIERGLLSVTDKDGLVHEHETGFVGFTQCQSRHRFKMGGSQVHMNAHPPTSVSSAQRSYFEPAAQNPAEQFERTGNLELAYQQGKNEVTLVGNVAEANAGYSFSLNGKLGTAKGGDYTCIRSKQIYKQGSANDPKQVAHHSESVCVPRGEPIRIAPPEHSPKPMVFTATVRSLSGSKANPHLDAQGQYATQVHFDSQVTESVKRLTQYACRGQKQPTGLHFPLLPDSNVLIGCMNNDPDQSYLLGFALNDTQPSVVTSANNAQNVLCSRGQNLLMFDDTPKTPHIVLQTLAGNQHLVLHGDKKQPYIHWLAQLGAMNIFAAKDIQLGSVKSAIRLLTNKTFIASAKQQLALESKKSVIADAATNLDVTANQIDVSATQNITLKAGRSHRSVIQSDINLKADNNLTITAPAGSQLIQSQGNITIKGSGSGNLTLANGGSEISIDSSGNVNIFADKLLTLKGKAMTVFDGSMEQDIGSKQSATMPSVPQIQALSENARLSLAADGIATMASSTIELSYTYQDGSPIMGAPYTIRFANGTTLTGNLDDSGKAKIENAPPGQYTVQYGEDKRDYLPEDNRPKNPLYGQITPARAAEMVRSGNTAPLIEANGIATQAGDWLWGTLQGDFNQNPSTSQIVVGTLISMIPIIDQVMDLRDIIANVMLLTDDDEANDTDAWLAFTLTGIGLVPVVGSAVKGVGKVILKNTGESLSAALAVLRKLGKGDPVKYLRDINWQDLGKQSATEVQNIVKGLRDSLDDMSTSWHYDLLLPDAAIEGMQATVKRLDDVTPKIDQHMQQAAQEIGQRVNKALDEYQGQSPIRGVTDKPTKAKADELEPPKGNELPGAGTTQTDKTKPKLTNRKDNKLQLIDGKPPRNAEFAGQNYSLDIHKNTILKQRLDAMQPRKRKIRELKLKELAEKYPDGVNFTEKGFADFRPYIMKYKGYLVEVDIKKLNPDPTSGRGTSGSQLDMRNANQLMENIDPAWKQPSTHTWHHVENSTKLQLIPSDLHSTVGHSGGRNTYSF from the coding sequence ATGCAAACAAGGATTGTGGTGTATGGTACTAACCATCCTGTACATGTCGTCGATTTTGAGCTCACGACCTGTATCAATAGCGGCTTTTTACTCAAAGCGAACCTAGAATCCCAATTTGACCTGGCTGATGAATTACTCGTCGGCAATATGCTCACGTTTGAAATTGAGTCACCAGACGCAATATCAACATATTTCACTGGTACTTTGTTTGATATCCAATCTGGTTTTGTGTCTGAGCACACCTGTGGTGCAGAGGTGGTCTTAAAGCCTCGCCTTGAGTTACTTAAGCAAACTGAAAAAAGCCAAATCTTTGTACAAGCCAATGTTCAGTCTGTCCTCAATAAGCTGATACAAAAAGCCGGCTATTCACAAGACCGGATAAAATGGCGAGTCACTAAAGATTTACCCACGCTACCGCAGTGCGTACAAGCACTAGAAAACGACTACACCTTTTTCACCCGACTCTTAGCAAAGTACGGCTTAATTTATTGGTTTGAATGCCATGACTTTATTGAGTCGATAGTGATTGCCGAGGGGAATCTTGCAAGCCCCTATATTGAGCGAGGCTTGCTGTCGGTAACGGATAAAGATGGTCTGGTTCACGAACATGAAACCGGCTTTGTTGGGTTTACGCAGTGCCAAAGCCGCCATCGTTTTAAAATGGGTGGCTCACAAGTGCATATGAATGCTCATCCACCAACCTCGGTCAGCTCGGCCCAGCGTAGCTATTTTGAGCCTGCTGCACAAAATCCCGCTGAGCAATTTGAGCGCACTGGCAATCTCGAGCTTGCCTATCAACAAGGTAAAAATGAAGTCACGCTGGTAGGAAACGTAGCCGAAGCCAATGCCGGTTATTCGTTTTCGTTAAATGGTAAATTGGGCACAGCAAAAGGTGGCGATTATACCTGTATTCGCAGTAAACAGATTTATAAGCAAGGCAGTGCCAATGACCCTAAGCAAGTTGCGCATCATAGCGAGTCGGTGTGTGTACCACGGGGTGAGCCAATACGTATCGCGCCCCCAGAGCATAGCCCCAAGCCGATGGTGTTTACCGCCACAGTGCGCTCGCTGTCGGGGTCAAAGGCCAATCCTCACTTAGATGCACAAGGGCAATATGCCACGCAAGTACATTTTGATAGTCAGGTGACTGAATCGGTAAAGCGCCTCACACAATATGCCTGTCGTGGTCAAAAGCAACCGACAGGGTTACACTTTCCACTGCTGCCAGACAGTAATGTGCTCATCGGTTGTATGAACAACGACCCTGACCAAAGTTACCTGTTAGGGTTTGCGCTTAATGACACGCAACCATCTGTTGTTACTAGCGCCAATAACGCCCAAAACGTGTTGTGCTCTCGCGGCCAAAACCTGTTGATGTTTGATGACACCCCAAAAACCCCGCATATTGTGTTGCAAACCTTAGCGGGCAACCAACACTTGGTGTTACATGGGGATAAAAAGCAGCCTTATATTCACTGGCTTGCGCAACTAGGCGCAATGAACATTTTTGCAGCCAAAGACATACAACTTGGCAGTGTTAAAAGCGCAATTCGACTACTCACCAATAAAACCTTTATTGCCAGCGCCAAACAACAACTGGCACTGGAGAGTAAAAAGTCGGTGATTGCTGATGCAGCAACCAACCTAGACGTCACCGCCAACCAAATTGACGTCAGCGCCACACAAAATATCACCCTTAAGGCCGGTCGCAGCCATCGCAGTGTTATCCAAAGTGATATCAACCTCAAGGCAGACAACAATCTCACCATCACCGCCCCGGCTGGAAGTCAACTCATTCAAAGCCAAGGCAATATCACGATTAAAGGCAGTGGCTCTGGCAACCTCACCCTTGCCAATGGTGGCAGTGAAATCAGCATTGACTCAAGTGGTAACGTCAACATCTTTGCAGACAAGTTACTGACCTTAAAAGGCAAAGCCATGACCGTGTTTGACGGTAGCATGGAGCAAGATATTGGCAGCAAACAAAGCGCCACGATGCCGAGTGTACCGCAAATTCAAGCGCTTTCTGAGAATGCTCGACTCTCACTTGCCGCCGATGGCATTGCCACCATGGCGAGCAGTACCATTGAGTTGTCTTACACCTATCAAGATGGCAGCCCAATTATGGGCGCGCCTTATACCATTCGATTTGCAAACGGCACAACGCTGACCGGCAACTTAGACGACAGCGGTAAAGCAAAAATTGAGAATGCCCCGCCCGGTCAATATACCGTGCAATATGGTGAGGATAAACGCGATTACCTGCCAGAAGATAATCGCCCTAAAAATCCACTGTATGGACAAATCACCCCAGCGCGAGCGGCTGAAATGGTACGCAGCGGCAATACCGCACCACTGATAGAAGCCAATGGCATTGCAACCCAAGCAGGTGATTGGTTGTGGGGCACACTACAAGGCGACTTTAATCAAAACCCTTCCACGTCACAAATCGTGGTAGGCACCTTGATTTCCATGATACCGATTATCGACCAAGTCATGGATTTACGAGATATCATTGCCAATGTCATGTTACTGACCGACGATGATGAAGCCAACGACACCGACGCTTGGCTTGCCTTTACCCTAACGGGTATTGGTTTAGTGCCAGTAGTGGGCTCAGCAGTCAAAGGCGTAGGCAAGGTTATCTTAAAAAATACCGGAGAATCCCTCTCTGCTGCACTTGCCGTTTTACGCAAGCTCGGTAAAGGCGACCCAGTTAAATACCTAAGAGACATCAACTGGCAAGACCTAGGAAAACAATCCGCCACGGAAGTTCAAAACATCGTCAAAGGCCTGCGCGATTCACTCGATGACATGTCTACCAGTTGGCACTACGACCTACTGCTCCCAGACGCCGCCATCGAAGGCATGCAAGCCACGGTAAAACGCCTAGACGACGTCACCCCCAAAATCGACCAGCATATGCAACAAGCCGCCCAAGAAATCGGGCAGCGAGTTAATAAAGCACTGGATGAATATCAAGGCCAATCACCAATTCGAGGCGTTACCGATAAGCCCACCAAAGCCAAGGCCGATGAATTGGAGCCACCAAAAGGGAATGAGTTGCCGGGGGCTGGAACAACTCAAACTGATAAAACAAAACCCAAATTAACTAACCGTAAAGACAATAAATTACAACTTATTGATGGAAAGCCCCCTCGGAACGCAGAATTTGCAGGACAAAACTACAGTTTAGATATACATAAAAATACGATCTTGAAACAAAGGCTAGATGCAATGCAGCCAAGAAAAAGGAAAATCAGAGAGTTAAAATTAAAAGAGCTTGCTGAAAAGTATCCTGATGGTGTTAACTTTACCGAAAAAGGTTTTGCGGATTTCAGACCTTATATTATGAAGTATAAAGGTTATCTTGTAGAGGTTGATATAAAAAAATTAAACCCAGACCCTACATCTGGTAGAGGAACATCAGGTTCACAGCTGGACATGAGAAACGCGAATCAATTGATGGAAAATATAGATCCAGCTTGGAAGCAACCGTCGACACATACCTGGCATCATGTAGAGAACTCCACAAAGCTGCAATTAATTCCAAGTGACTTACACTCAACAGTAGGTCACTCTGGCGGTCGAAATACTTACTCATTTTAG
- a CDS encoding ATP-binding protein: protein MLTALKDSMPILIVTSEWYVSHTTAVAEKLFAPVDNVINKHLEDLFIFPLCVEEQQKTIADGSLIQVSLRTSPNVQFLLSFYDVRSNEIFVHIAELSTYYCQNPLEDEQTRILRHAVNSANLGVWCYDLLNKTAYFSPKFKSLIGLPASAELDWDTLKSMIYQEDQPLFAELLAHHIEQGLMLHFEFRLEVRGTIHWFEFKGEQVKYCIRTHSVYGILADCTHEKDMLVALHDAEESKELAMQAGKIGTWRAIRVANQWIWNWDHQANDIFKLSEDDIGNLHLWEASLHPDDKVRVTQALEASLNSGKIFEQRYRGLLNDQDIVVVYAKGVVGLDEQGQPARIDGVVIDQTDVYIAQKKLQHINQELEQRVAERTADLEAAIIKAEQANRTKSDFLSMMSHELRTPMNGIIGSLDLMALSDLDEDNQELLETASISANNLVSILNDILDLAKVEQGKMELESYPFSPSKMLNNIIKTFEAHARDKSVKLTVHEDIKLPLEVIGDENRVRQIIFNVVSNAIKFSVADREGGAKVTINVHWACEGVALSHLIFKIEDNGIGIAPEVQKKLFTPFTQAERSITRKYGGTGLGLAICGKLIDLMGGKVALKSKSAEGSTFTITIPIWRPRTQQQPNIIFNTLYWLSDAPWQSSLALTQLYNACTHFCNEIKVIESPSEIKETDDTALVRAVTTQAAPSAEQIRSPIPELVFVDEKAFANLNSTALTTPKPIAPQTQYAIGQLLSKLKVSQQSDETDLGELNDLSELDALLSLDDKVSSPTDDESDTSGKQHILLAEDNPFNQKLIVKQLSRLGVSCDIANNGKEALAMYKSQQYQLLLTDCHMPEIDGYELTKLIRAFESKEERSAIPIVAVTGAAMKGDKELCLDSGMNDYVSKPVRLQELKNTLGKWLDMDFTQ, encoded by the coding sequence ATGCTAACAGCACTAAAAGACAGTATGCCAATTTTGATTGTTACATCTGAGTGGTATGTCAGTCACACAACCGCCGTTGCGGAAAAACTGTTCGCTCCCGTCGATAACGTCATCAATAAACATCTTGAAGACTTATTCATCTTTCCTTTATGCGTAGAAGAACAGCAAAAGACGATTGCTGATGGTTCTTTGATACAAGTGTCGTTGCGCACATCACCAAACGTACAATTTTTGCTGTCGTTTTATGATGTTCGCAGTAACGAAATATTTGTACATATTGCCGAGCTCTCTACTTATTATTGTCAAAATCCATTAGAAGACGAACAAACTCGAATTTTGCGCCACGCCGTTAACAGCGCAAACCTAGGTGTTTGGTGCTACGACCTCCTAAACAAGACTGCGTATTTTTCTCCTAAGTTCAAATCACTGATAGGTCTCCCGGCCTCAGCAGAGCTTGACTGGGACACCTTAAAAAGCATGATTTACCAAGAAGATCAGCCGCTATTTGCCGAGCTACTCGCTCACCATATTGAGCAAGGACTTATGCTGCATTTTGAGTTCCGACTTGAGGTTAGAGGAACAATTCATTGGTTTGAATTTAAGGGAGAACAAGTTAAGTATTGTATTCGCACACACAGTGTTTATGGGATTTTAGCTGACTGTACTCACGAAAAAGATATGTTAGTCGCATTACATGATGCAGAAGAAAGTAAAGAACTTGCGATGCAAGCGGGGAAAATAGGTACTTGGCGAGCAATACGAGTAGCGAATCAATGGATCTGGAATTGGGATCATCAGGCCAATGATATTTTTAAACTTTCGGAAGACGATATTGGCAATTTACACCTCTGGGAAGCAAGCCTTCACCCCGACGATAAAGTACGTGTTACGCAAGCGCTAGAAGCCTCATTGAATTCAGGCAAAATCTTTGAACAGCGCTATCGCGGCCTGCTTAACGACCAGGACATTGTTGTAGTGTATGCCAAAGGTGTTGTAGGACTTGATGAACAGGGTCAGCCAGCACGTATTGATGGTGTTGTTATCGATCAAACCGATGTATATATTGCCCAGAAAAAGCTCCAACACATTAATCAAGAGTTAGAACAACGCGTCGCAGAGCGCACCGCCGATCTTGAAGCCGCGATTATTAAAGCCGAGCAGGCCAATCGCACTAAATCAGACTTTTTGTCCATGATGAGCCATGAACTCAGAACCCCAATGAATGGTATTATTGGCTCCTTAGATCTCATGGCGCTCTCAGATCTAGATGAAGACAACCAAGAACTCTTAGAAACTGCGTCTATTTCAGCCAATAATTTAGTCTCAATATTGAACGACATTTTAGACTTAGCCAAAGTTGAACAAGGGAAAATGGAGCTTGAAAGCTACCCATTCTCCCCTTCCAAAATGCTCAATAACATTATCAAAACCTTCGAAGCCCACGCGCGCGACAAATCAGTAAAATTAACGGTGCATGAGGACATAAAGCTACCGCTAGAAGTGATTGGCGATGAAAATAGAGTGCGGCAAATTATCTTTAACGTTGTCAGCAATGCCATCAAATTTAGCGTTGCAGATAGAGAAGGCGGTGCGAAAGTCACCATCAATGTGCACTGGGCGTGCGAGGGCGTAGCCTTATCTCACTTGATATTTAAGATAGAAGACAATGGTATTGGCATTGCACCAGAAGTCCAAAAGAAACTGTTTACCCCCTTTACACAAGCCGAACGCTCTATCACGAGAAAGTACGGCGGCACCGGATTAGGGCTTGCAATATGTGGCAAGCTTATTGACTTAATGGGCGGCAAGGTCGCCTTAAAAAGCAAATCCGCTGAAGGCTCAACTTTCACCATTACCATTCCTATTTGGCGTCCAAGAACACAGCAGCAACCCAATATTATATTTAATACGCTTTATTGGTTAAGTGATGCGCCTTGGCAGAGTTCGTTGGCGCTGACTCAGTTGTACAATGCCTGCACGCATTTTTGCAATGAGATCAAAGTCATCGAGTCACCCAGTGAAATCAAAGAGACTGACGATACTGCACTTGTTCGTGCTGTCACAACGCAAGCCGCCCCCTCTGCAGAGCAAATACGCTCACCTATTCCAGAGTTAGTATTTGTTGATGAAAAGGCGTTTGCTAACTTGAACAGTACAGCGTTAACCACACCAAAACCAATTGCACCGCAGACTCAATACGCTATCGGCCAATTATTGAGCAAGCTGAAAGTAAGTCAGCAAAGTGACGAGACTGATTTAGGTGAATTAAACGATCTCAGTGAACTAGATGCGCTCCTTTCACTAGACGATAAAGTATCTAGCCCTACCGATGATGAATCGGATACTAGTGGTAAGCAGCATATACTCCTTGCCGAGGACAACCCCTTTAACCAAAAACTCATCGTCAAACAGCTTTCTAGACTTGGAGTTTCCTGTGATATCGCCAATAACGGCAAAGAGGCCTTGGCGATGTATAAAAGCCAGCAATATCAGCTTTTGTTGACGGATTGCCATATGCCGGAGATAGATGGCTATGAATTAACTAAGTTAATTCGCGCATTTGAGTCCAAAGAAGAGCGCAGCGCCATTCCTATTGTTGCCGTCACAGGCGCTGCTATGAAAGGGGATAAAGAGCTTTGTTTAGATAGTGGCATGAATGACTATGTTAGCAAACCGGTGCGATTACAAGAGCTTAAAAACACCTTAGGTAAATGGTTAGATATGGACTTTACACAATGA
- a CDS encoding IS110 family transposase, translating to MTQSNLIAIDLAKNIFQVAQLKGNKLKFNKPMKREPMFELLAKAEGSKVVMEACGSAQHIARKALSLGHDVMLLPPKFVKAFRQGQKTDANDVLAIASASQAYNVKPCKIMTVEEQTLQSLSQARTLVDKQKTQLSNQIRGLLLEFGIVINQGDAALTQVVPDILEDAENALPIALKQALAVSYDLYKTQCDAKAQLHKQVEAITKQNESCQRLMALEGVGPITAIELLSFLGNTSQFSNARGAAACAGVTPTQHSSGGKAKIGHIPKRRGNTLRKNLFLGARTVVSRLKHKEATTEKERWIKNLLAKKSVKCVAIALANKTVRTAYALLKNGSTYEPKILAV from the coding sequence ATGACACAGTCTAATTTAATTGCTATCGACTTGGCAAAAAACATTTTCCAAGTAGCACAGCTGAAAGGCAATAAACTCAAGTTTAATAAGCCAATGAAACGCGAACCTATGTTTGAGTTGCTAGCAAAAGCCGAGGGTTCAAAGGTCGTGATGGAAGCTTGCGGTAGCGCCCAGCATATTGCTCGCAAAGCGCTGTCGCTGGGGCATGATGTCATGTTGCTTCCCCCTAAGTTCGTTAAAGCGTTTAGGCAAGGCCAAAAAACCGATGCAAATGATGTACTCGCTATTGCCAGTGCAAGCCAAGCATATAACGTAAAGCCCTGTAAAATCATGACAGTTGAAGAGCAAACGTTGCAGTCATTGAGCCAAGCGAGAACCTTAGTAGATAAACAAAAGACTCAGCTTTCAAATCAAATACGTGGATTGCTATTAGAGTTTGGTATTGTTATTAATCAAGGCGATGCTGCGTTAACACAAGTCGTTCCAGATATTTTAGAAGATGCTGAAAATGCGCTCCCCATCGCATTAAAACAAGCACTCGCGGTGAGTTATGACCTATATAAAACACAATGCGACGCTAAAGCACAGCTACATAAACAAGTTGAAGCGATAACCAAGCAAAATGAGAGCTGCCAGCGTTTAATGGCATTAGAAGGTGTTGGCCCAATTACCGCGATAGAGCTGTTATCCTTTTTAGGCAATACCTCACAATTTAGTAATGCCAGAGGGGCGGCGGCATGTGCTGGTGTAACACCGACACAGCACTCATCAGGCGGAAAAGCCAAGATAGGCCATATCCCCAAAAGACGAGGCAATACATTAAGGAAAAACCTGTTTCTCGGTGCAAGAACGGTAGTCAGTAGGCTAAAACATAAAGAAGCGACCACAGAGAAAGAACGCTGGATAAAAAATCTACTCGCCAAGAAGAGTGTGAAATGTGTTGCCATTGCATTGGCCAACAAAACGGTTAGAACAGCCTATGCCTTACTTAAAAACGGCTCAACATACGAGCCAAAAATCTTAGCGGTGTAG